The Cryobacterium roopkundense sequence ACGCGTACGTCGCGATGTGCCCGCCGACTGCGATGCCGGGGCGCTGGGAGCGGTGCACGAGGACCGCGGCGTTCCAGCGGATCCAGGCCCGGTAGCGGCGCTCGATATCTTCATCGCCCGGAAAGTCGGGCTCGTTCTCGGTGGCGATCGTGTTGATGTAGTCGGTGGTGGGCACCATCGGTACGCCGAGGTGAAGTTCCTTGGAGCGTTTCAGCAGGCTCAGCATGATCTCGCGGCCGCGCTCGTGGCCGTGTTCGGCGACGAGCGAGTCAAGCGATTCAGACCATTCCGCGGTTTCATCCGGGTCGGCGTCGGCATTGGTCGTCGAGTACGGGTCCTGGTCGTTGACGGTCACAGTCGACCTCTCTCTGTTGTTCGCACAGCACTGTTGGTCACAGCACAGTTGGTCGAGCCGCGCAGTCGGCAGCTCGCATGTGATTCGGTGTGCCAGCAGAGGACGGGTCGGATTGCGACCATCGGCACCTCGCAAGCCTACAGATTCTCCGTGCGATATGCGCGCCGGGACACACGCGGGGTTAGGCTGAAGGATTGTTACTCCCGCGAAGATTCGCGGCGGAAGGGAAGCGCACCATGGCTCTTGAGAATGACACTCAGGCACCTGATTTCGAGCTCGTCAACCAATTCGGTGAGAGTATTCAGCTCAGCCAGTTCCGCGGGACCAAATCCGTTGCTCTGGTCTTCTTTCCGCTGGCCTTTTCCGGCATCTGCAGTGGCGAGCTGTGCGAACTGCGCGACAATCTCTCCCTCTTCGCGGACAGCGAGGTCGAAGTCATCGGTGTTTCCGTGGATTCCAAGCACGCCCTGCGCGTGTGGGGGGAGCAGGAGGGATACACATTCAACCTGCTCGCCGACTTCTGGCCGCACGGCGGCGTGGCCAAGGAATACGGCGTTTTCCTCGAGGAGAAGGGCTTCGCCAATCGGGCGACATTCCTGATCGACCAGCGGGGCATCATTCGTGCGAGTTTCATTACCGCGCCCGGTGAGGCCCGTTCGCTCGACGCCTACAAGGCGGCGCTCGAAGAACTCCAGCCCGCCTGACTGCGCGCAGGCGCGTCGAGGAGACTGTAGGCTAAGTACGTACCTGCCCGTGAGACCACGTGCTGCAGGGGCCTTTAGCTCAGTTGGTAGAGCGCCACGTTTACACCGTGGATGTCATCGGTTCGAGCCCGGTAGGGCCCACACTATTACTGCCCAATCAGAGTTTCAAAAAGAAGGGAGCCATGCGTTGTCGCGTGACTCCCTTACTAACTTAGTGATCTAGGTGGCCGCAGGATTCCCCTTGACGGACGTCGGCCGTGATCCATGCCGGTGCACCCACCGGCGCAGCAGCATCCGTTCAATGAGCGACCAGGTGGCAGAGACACCGAGGTAGAGCGCGGCGGCGAGGGGAACGATGGCCGCGAACCCGACCGTGATCAGCGGGAGCCAACTCAGCGCGCTCAGGGTCGTTGAGGGCGCGCCGAGCGTGGGCGCCACGCGCAGCATCCACCAGCGCGAGAGCAGAACAACGAGGCTGGTTGCGATCAGCAGCAGCGCGGGAACCGCGATGCCGAGCGCCGAGCCGCCCTGCACAATCAGTGCGGCGGGGCTGATGCCGAGCGCGCTACCGAACAACGTGTGGCCGAGCAACTCATTGGGATGGCCGCTGATCGTCGGCAGCACGAACAACCCGTAGACGACAGAGAGCACCGGGGCTTGCAGTAACAGTGGCAGGCAGCCGGCGAGCGGGGAAGCGCCCTCCGTTTCATAGAGCCCCAGGGTTTCGCGTTGCAGGCGTTCTTTATCAGCGCCGTGGCGCCGGCGCAGCTCAAGCAGGTGCGGAGCGAGGCGTTCTCGGGTGTGTTGCGCCCGAGCCTGCGACAGCCCGACGGGGATCAGCAGGAGGCGAACCAGAATGGTGAGCGCCACGATGGCCAGAGCCGCCGCGTTCGCTCCGGCAAGCGGAAACAGGGCGACGGCGAGGCCCTGGAGGAATTGATAAGCGACGTTGAGCGCCGCGGCGATTGGTGCGAAGGCATAGATATTCATGAAAAGCTCCCATGCGAGATACGGATATGTGGACCGTATGGTCGCGGGGAGCACACTCGTGCCCCGGTCAGGGGCGAGAAAGGACTCTAGGCGACCGCGAGAGCGCGGCCGGGAGCCCGTGCCTGCGGCTTACCGGGGGCATCCGGAACGCTTTGGCGAATACTGAGCGCAAGTTCGGGTGCGGCGAGCGGCTGCGGCCGCACGGAGCCCAGCAGCAAGGCAACCAGCGTGCCGAGCACCTCGCGAACGGATGCCGCGGCCACCGTCGCGACCGCCAACAGGGCGAACACCGCGAGCAGGGCTCCGTCGCCGCCGCCTGAAGCGGTCTCCAGCGAGGCTGCCCCCAGAGCGAGGACAACGCTGAGGCATTGCAGCAGCGGTACTCCCAGCCGGCGCATGGCGCTCTCCTCGTCTCGTGTTGGCTCGAGACTAGCAAAGCCCAGACTCACTTGGTGGTTGTGGGCGAAACGAGCGGGTAGAGCTGGTCTCGCGGGGCACCTGGCACGACTCCTTGCTGGTCTTGACCGCTCAGGACGAGGACGGGGGCTGACGGCGGGCCGCAATCGACATGTGACGCGCAGCTCGCCATGCTCGGCTAGAGTCGTAAACAGGCAGACCAATCTGGGTGTCTTGAGTAGGTGAGGCGTTGGTCTTCCAGCGGCAGGATTCGCCACCATCCCGGATTTTCTCGGAAGCCCAGCCCGACGACATGATTGTGGGGGCCATCTATGGCAGGACGCCAGCCATTCGGTGTTGCCATCGATCAGCTGTCGCGTGCCCACGAACAGAGCAGCAGCCTCTGCGATCCGTTTCTGACCGTGGTGCCGGTAGATGGCGCGGTGGTGTCCACCTTCGGTGCGCCCTTTGGCGCTGAAACCGTGTGCGCGAGCGACCAGAAGTCCGCTCGGTTCGACGAACTGCAGTTGGACCTCGGAGAGGGTCCGGGCTGGGATGCCCTGAGAACTGGGCTCCCCGTTGCCGTGCACGACATTCGTTCGGGTACGGAATCCCTCTGGCCGGCTCTCCTGAGCGCTGTGGGCGGCGTGGGGATTCGGGGCGTGAGCGCATTTCCTCTCATGATGGGGTCGCTGATGATCGGTGCCGTCGGCCTGTATTCGTGGAATCCCGGCACTCTGACGCCCCCCGAACGGCTCGATGCGTCCATGCTCGCCAGCATCGTCGCCAAACAAGTCCTGCGCCGCGCGCTGAACGCACAGACGTTTACGTCCCCCGAAGGGGATAATGAGAGTTATTCGCGACGTGTCGTGCATCAGGCGACCGGCATGGTTTTGGCTCAGCTCAACCTGTCGGCCGCGGATGCGTTGCTGATTATTCACGG is a genomic window containing:
- a CDS encoding peroxiredoxin encodes the protein MALENDTQAPDFELVNQFGESIQLSQFRGTKSVALVFFPLAFSGICSGELCELRDNLSLFADSEVEVIGVSVDSKHALRVWGEQEGYTFNLLADFWPHGGVAKEYGVFLEEKGFANRATFLIDQRGIIRASFITAPGEARSLDAYKAALEELQPA
- a CDS encoding YidC/Oxa1 family membrane protein insertase, with the translated sequence MNIYAFAPIAAALNVAYQFLQGLAVALFPLAGANAAALAIVALTILVRLLLIPVGLSQARAQHTRERLAPHLLELRRRHGADKERLQRETLGLYETEGASPLAGCLPLLLQAPVLSVVYGLFVLPTISGHPNELLGHTLFGSALGISPAALIVQGGSALGIAVPALLLIATSLVVLLSRWWMLRVAPTLGAPSTTLSALSWLPLITVGFAAIVPLAAALYLGVSATWSLIERMLLRRWVHRHGSRPTSVKGNPAAT
- a CDS encoding DUF6412 domain-containing protein is translated as MRRLGVPLLQCLSVVLALGAASLETASGGGDGALLAVFALLAVATVAAASVREVLGTLVALLLGSVRPQPLAAPELALSIRQSVPDAPGKPQARAPGRALAVA
- a CDS encoding GAF and ANTAR domain-containing protein, with protein sequence MAGRQPFGVAIDQLSRAHEQSSSLCDPFLTVVPVDGAVVSTFGAPFGAETVCASDQKSARFDELQLDLGEGPGWDALRTGLPVAVHDIRSGTESLWPALLSAVGGVGIRGVSAFPLMMGSLMIGAVGLYSWNPGTLTPPERLDASMLASIVAKQVLRRALNAQTFTSPEGDNESYSRRVVHQATGMVLAQLNLSAADALLIIHGHAFSNGRTVRDVAADVVARRLDLSSLLDS